The Hylaeus volcanicus isolate JK05 unplaced genomic scaffold, UHH_iyHylVolc1.0_haploid 12197, whole genome shotgun sequence genome has a window encoding:
- the LOC128883078 gene encoding uncharacterized protein LOC128883078 isoform X3 — translation MTCVSVAQAVALGNHNYVSFFVFVNSFFMTFHARNESTVSNQCITSSDIAELLGENFSRFALYPDGVNRVVSVKTSATIPLQPSGRKQDIPLHDNGNECTEQEIQADVIPTAVKRAPFSFFRCLLRPLAASNPAVSEAFYTCTINFQTCRITPVDVKTTLKMEKAVYDQTNQIKVSPSTVSMRPSCVLKSVDTLPTITEKEKIYCPNNLLLFWCLRLNTRLVYRTKVVPVPGSWDETIRLNIHQLNELVSLELFDKDLGVNYTKLGGIRFNSIKLVPNVPYSTSVEFVVTLPKSVPLDLLLRLIESNQITNNCLNIDQNGLDKFNIASYDTDSIVTHTSQCVRVEAFVTLSIQRNSTVSPFWGHVALSSIPLTCDVQVTSTPNFHFVYNLLRYIKFCAWDSTALEIITTLSRFTYCFKSFKEISLVIVIWSFFCYPSFCISSLFLFCTLLYWCLPWILPPLRRQSFHTMKAENKPIPYKFLNSGGPTIFFKQFITPQLLKEFVVFQDVLIRIAQVTETFCYNLRDPFWFHRYMIVALGFSLSYISLNFPYYFQLAASYIFSITTGYWTVYATLY, via the exons ATGACCTGTGTATCTGTGGCGCAAGCTGTCGCTCTCGGAAACCAca attatgtttcattttttgtatttgtcaACTCTTTTTTCATGACATTTCATGCTAGAAACGAATCCACGGTTTCTAATCAATGTATCACTTCATCGGACATTGCTGAACTACTTGGCGAAAACTTTTCTCGCTTCGCTTTGTATCCTGACGGAGTTAACCGTGTCGTGAGTGTCAAAACTAGTGCAACGATTCCTTTACAACCTTCAG GTAGAAAACAAG ATATTCCTTTGCATGATAATGGTAATGAGTGCACGGAACAAGAAATACAAGCGGATGTAATACCAACTGCAGTCAAGCGTgctccgttttcattttttagatGCTTATTACGCCCATTAGCCGCTTCTAATCCTGCTGTTTCG GAAGCATTTTACACATGCACTATAAATTTCCAAACGTGTCGTATTACACCAGTGGATGTTAAAACAacattaaaaatggaaaag gcaGTGTATGATCAAAcaaatcaaataaaagtatCCCCATCAACCGTTAGCATGCGGCCTTCTTGCGTGCTAAAGTCAGTCGATACATTGCCAACTATTacggaaaaggaaaaaatatattgtccAAATAACTTACTTCTCTTTT GGTGTCTTCGTTTAAATACAAGATTAGTGTACCGTACAAAAGTAGTACCGGTTCCCGGTTCGTGGGATGAAACGATTCGGTTGAATATACATCAATTAAACGAACTTGTTTCACTTGAACTTTTTGATAAA GATCTTGGTGTCAATTACACCAAACTAGGTGGAATCCGTTTTAACTCCATTAAACTTGTACCTAATGTACCTTATAGTACTTC CGTTGAATTTGTGGTGACTCTTCCCAAGTCTGTGCCTCTAGATCTTCTGTTGCGATTAATAGAAAGCAACCaaataacaaacaattgtttaa ATATAGATCAGAATGGATTagataaattcaatattgcaTCGTACGATACCGACTCAATAGTAACTCATACTTCACAATGCGTTCGTGTTGAAGCGTTTGTAACACTGTCAATTCAAAGGAATAGTACAGTTTCTCCTTTTTGGGGTCATGTTGCACTTTCCTCCATCCCTCTCACCTGTGATGTACAAGTTACTTCCACACCAAATTTCCACTTTGTCTATAATCTTTTGCgatacattaaattttgtgCTTGGGATTc AACGGCTTTAGAAATCATTACAACTCTTTCAAGATTTACCTACTGTTTCAAATCATTCAAAGAAATAAGTCTCGTTATTGTAATCTG GTCTTTCTTTTGTTATCCTTCCTTTTGCATCtcatcgttatttttattttgc ACCTTACTTTACTGGTGTTTACCCTGGATATTGCCTCCACTTCGTCGACAATCTTTTCATACGATGAAGGCAGAAAATAAACCCAttccatacaaatttttaaattcgggAGGACCGaccatttttttcaaacaattcatCACACCTCAGCTTTTAAAGGAGTTTGTTGTCTTTCAG GATGTGTTGATTCGTATTGCTCAAGTAACAGAAACTTTCTGTTATAACTTAAGAGACCCTTTTTGGTTCCATAGATACATG ATCGTTGCTTTAGGATTTTCTTTATCCTATATAAGCTTAAATTTCCCTTACTACTTCCAGTTAGCAGCAAGCTACATTTTCTCTATAACAACAG GCTATTGGACCGTCTATGCAACCTTGTATTGA
- the LOC128883078 gene encoding uncharacterized protein LOC128883078 isoform X2, producing the protein MTCVSVAQAVALGNHNYVSFFVFVNSFFMTFHARNESTVSNQCITSSDIAELLGENFSRFALYPDGVNRVVSVKTSATIPLQPSGRKQDIPLHDNGNECTEQEIQADVIPTAVKRAPFSFFRCLLRPLAASNPAVSEAFYTCTINFQTCRITPVDVKTTLKMEKAVYDQTNQIKVSPSTVSMRPSCVLKSVDTLPTITEKEKIYCPNNLLLFWCLRLNTRLVYRTKVVPVPGSWDETIRLNIHQLNELVSLELFDKDLGVNYTKLGGIRFNSIKLVPNVPYSTSVEFVVTLPKSVPLDLLLRLIESNQITNNCLNQNGLDKFNIASYDTDSIVTHTSQCVRVEAFVTLSIQRNSTVSPFWGHVALSSIPLTCDVQVTSTPNFHFVYNLLRYIKFCAWDSTALEIITTLSRFTYCFKSFKEISLVIVIWSFFCYPSFCISSLFLFCTLLYWCLPWILPPLRRQSFHTMKAENKPIPYKFLNSGGPTIFFKQFITPQLLKEFVVFQDVLIRIAQVTETFCYNLRDPFWFHRYMIVALGFSLSYISLNFPYYFQLAASYIFSITTGGVLMAPLLPFVMFFYRVIKSFITVLRINDSPTIFETF; encoded by the exons ATGACCTGTGTATCTGTGGCGCAAGCTGTCGCTCTCGGAAACCAca attatgtttcattttttgtatttgtcaACTCTTTTTTCATGACATTTCATGCTAGAAACGAATCCACGGTTTCTAATCAATGTATCACTTCATCGGACATTGCTGAACTACTTGGCGAAAACTTTTCTCGCTTCGCTTTGTATCCTGACGGAGTTAACCGTGTCGTGAGTGTCAAAACTAGTGCAACGATTCCTTTACAACCTTCAG GTAGAAAACAAG ATATTCCTTTGCATGATAATGGTAATGAGTGCACGGAACAAGAAATACAAGCGGATGTAATACCAACTGCAGTCAAGCGTgctccgttttcattttttagatGCTTATTACGCCCATTAGCCGCTTCTAATCCTGCTGTTTCG GAAGCATTTTACACATGCACTATAAATTTCCAAACGTGTCGTATTACACCAGTGGATGTTAAAACAacattaaaaatggaaaag gcaGTGTATGATCAAAcaaatcaaataaaagtatCCCCATCAACCGTTAGCATGCGGCCTTCTTGCGTGCTAAAGTCAGTCGATACATTGCCAACTATTacggaaaaggaaaaaatatattgtccAAATAACTTACTTCTCTTTT GGTGTCTTCGTTTAAATACAAGATTAGTGTACCGTACAAAAGTAGTACCGGTTCCCGGTTCGTGGGATGAAACGATTCGGTTGAATATACATCAATTAAACGAACTTGTTTCACTTGAACTTTTTGATAAA GATCTTGGTGTCAATTACACCAAACTAGGTGGAATCCGTTTTAACTCCATTAAACTTGTACCTAATGTACCTTATAGTACTTC CGTTGAATTTGTGGTGACTCTTCCCAAGTCTGTGCCTCTAGATCTTCTGTTGCGATTAATAGAAAGCAACCaaataacaaacaattgtttaa ATCAGAATGGATTagataaattcaatattgcaTCGTACGATACCGACTCAATAGTAACTCATACTTCACAATGCGTTCGTGTTGAAGCGTTTGTAACACTGTCAATTCAAAGGAATAGTACAGTTTCTCCTTTTTGGGGTCATGTTGCACTTTCCTCCATCCCTCTCACCTGTGATGTACAAGTTACTTCCACACCAAATTTCCACTTTGTCTATAATCTTTTGCgatacattaaattttgtgCTTGGGATTc AACGGCTTTAGAAATCATTACAACTCTTTCAAGATTTACCTACTGTTTCAAATCATTCAAAGAAATAAGTCTCGTTATTGTAATCTG GTCTTTCTTTTGTTATCCTTCCTTTTGCATCtcatcgttatttttattttgc ACCTTACTTTACTGGTGTTTACCCTGGATATTGCCTCCACTTCGTCGACAATCTTTTCATACGATGAAGGCAGAAAATAAACCCAttccatacaaatttttaaattcgggAGGACCGaccatttttttcaaacaattcatCACACCTCAGCTTTTAAAGGAGTTTGTTGTCTTTCAG GATGTGTTGATTCGTATTGCTCAAGTAACAGAAACTTTCTGTTATAACTTAAGAGACCCTTTTTGGTTCCATAGATACATG ATCGTTGCTTTAGGATTTTCTTTATCCTATATAAGCTTAAATTTCCCTTACTACTTCCAGTTAGCAGCAAGCTACATTTTCTCTATAACAACAG GAGGAGTACTTATGGCCCCACTGCTTCCTTTTGTCATGTTTTTCTATCgcgttattaaaagttttattacTGTATTAAGAATAAATGACTCACctacaatttttgaaacattctAA
- the LOC128883078 gene encoding uncharacterized protein LOC128883078 isoform X1, translating to MTCVSVAQAVALGNHNYVSFFVFVNSFFMTFHARNESTVSNQCITSSDIAELLGENFSRFALYPDGVNRVVSVKTSATIPLQPSGRKQDIPLHDNGNECTEQEIQADVIPTAVKRAPFSFFRCLLRPLAASNPAVSEAFYTCTINFQTCRITPVDVKTTLKMEKAVYDQTNQIKVSPSTVSMRPSCVLKSVDTLPTITEKEKIYCPNNLLLFWCLRLNTRLVYRTKVVPVPGSWDETIRLNIHQLNELVSLELFDKDLGVNYTKLGGIRFNSIKLVPNVPYSTSVEFVVTLPKSVPLDLLLRLIESNQITNNCLNIDQNGLDKFNIASYDTDSIVTHTSQCVRVEAFVTLSIQRNSTVSPFWGHVALSSIPLTCDVQVTSTPNFHFVYNLLRYIKFCAWDSTALEIITTLSRFTYCFKSFKEISLVIVIWSFFCYPSFCISSLFLFCTLLYWCLPWILPPLRRQSFHTMKAENKPIPYKFLNSGGPTIFFKQFITPQLLKEFVVFQDVLIRIAQVTETFCYNLRDPFWFHRYMIVALGFSLSYISLNFPYYFQLAASYIFSITTGGVLMAPLLPFVMFFYRVIKSFITVLRINDSPTIFETF from the exons ATGACCTGTGTATCTGTGGCGCAAGCTGTCGCTCTCGGAAACCAca attatgtttcattttttgtatttgtcaACTCTTTTTTCATGACATTTCATGCTAGAAACGAATCCACGGTTTCTAATCAATGTATCACTTCATCGGACATTGCTGAACTACTTGGCGAAAACTTTTCTCGCTTCGCTTTGTATCCTGACGGAGTTAACCGTGTCGTGAGTGTCAAAACTAGTGCAACGATTCCTTTACAACCTTCAG GTAGAAAACAAG ATATTCCTTTGCATGATAATGGTAATGAGTGCACGGAACAAGAAATACAAGCGGATGTAATACCAACTGCAGTCAAGCGTgctccgttttcattttttagatGCTTATTACGCCCATTAGCCGCTTCTAATCCTGCTGTTTCG GAAGCATTTTACACATGCACTATAAATTTCCAAACGTGTCGTATTACACCAGTGGATGTTAAAACAacattaaaaatggaaaag gcaGTGTATGATCAAAcaaatcaaataaaagtatCCCCATCAACCGTTAGCATGCGGCCTTCTTGCGTGCTAAAGTCAGTCGATACATTGCCAACTATTacggaaaaggaaaaaatatattgtccAAATAACTTACTTCTCTTTT GGTGTCTTCGTTTAAATACAAGATTAGTGTACCGTACAAAAGTAGTACCGGTTCCCGGTTCGTGGGATGAAACGATTCGGTTGAATATACATCAATTAAACGAACTTGTTTCACTTGAACTTTTTGATAAA GATCTTGGTGTCAATTACACCAAACTAGGTGGAATCCGTTTTAACTCCATTAAACTTGTACCTAATGTACCTTATAGTACTTC CGTTGAATTTGTGGTGACTCTTCCCAAGTCTGTGCCTCTAGATCTTCTGTTGCGATTAATAGAAAGCAACCaaataacaaacaattgtttaa ATATAGATCAGAATGGATTagataaattcaatattgcaTCGTACGATACCGACTCAATAGTAACTCATACTTCACAATGCGTTCGTGTTGAAGCGTTTGTAACACTGTCAATTCAAAGGAATAGTACAGTTTCTCCTTTTTGGGGTCATGTTGCACTTTCCTCCATCCCTCTCACCTGTGATGTACAAGTTACTTCCACACCAAATTTCCACTTTGTCTATAATCTTTTGCgatacattaaattttgtgCTTGGGATTc AACGGCTTTAGAAATCATTACAACTCTTTCAAGATTTACCTACTGTTTCAAATCATTCAAAGAAATAAGTCTCGTTATTGTAATCTG GTCTTTCTTTTGTTATCCTTCCTTTTGCATCtcatcgttatttttattttgc ACCTTACTTTACTGGTGTTTACCCTGGATATTGCCTCCACTTCGTCGACAATCTTTTCATACGATGAAGGCAGAAAATAAACCCAttccatacaaatttttaaattcgggAGGACCGaccatttttttcaaacaattcatCACACCTCAGCTTTTAAAGGAGTTTGTTGTCTTTCAG GATGTGTTGATTCGTATTGCTCAAGTAACAGAAACTTTCTGTTATAACTTAAGAGACCCTTTTTGGTTCCATAGATACATG ATCGTTGCTTTAGGATTTTCTTTATCCTATATAAGCTTAAATTTCCCTTACTACTTCCAGTTAGCAGCAAGCTACATTTTCTCTATAACAACAG GAGGAGTACTTATGGCCCCACTGCTTCCTTTTGTCATGTTTTTCTATCgcgttattaaaagttttattacTGTATTAAGAATAAATGACTCACctacaatttttgaaacattctAA